In Chryseobacterium camelliae, one DNA window encodes the following:
- a CDS encoding class I SAM-dependent methyltransferase gives MKKLTRLLLNKIPRPMLIKMSIWARPVIYRLFQGDEFYDPIDGRSYRKFLPYGYGKQRENALSPGTLSLERHRQMWLYLQNETDFFIKNHKVLHIAPEQEFLRKFKRMRNLNYISADLYSPIVDVKADILDLPFEDESFDIIFCNHVLEHIQDDAKAMSELYRVMRPGGWGIFQVPMKNNLEETYEDFTITDPKERQKHFGQYDHVRWYGMDYFDRLRKAGFQAEPNYYSRQFSEEEIRKYGLRHNEILPVVYKSKNKTSSY, from the coding sequence ATGAAAAAGTTAACCAGGCTGCTGCTGAATAAAATTCCCCGTCCGATGCTCATCAAAATGAGTATCTGGGCAAGGCCTGTGATTTACCGCCTTTTCCAGGGAGATGAATTTTATGATCCTATTGACGGTAGATCTTACCGGAAATTCCTGCCTTACGGATACGGAAAGCAAAGGGAAAATGCCCTTTCTCCAGGTACCCTGAGCCTCGAAAGGCACAGGCAGATGTGGCTGTACCTTCAGAATGAAACCGATTTTTTCATTAAGAACCATAAAGTACTCCACATAGCACCTGAACAGGAATTTCTCAGGAAGTTCAAAAGAATGCGCAATCTGAACTACATTTCAGCAGACCTTTATTCGCCCATTGTAGATGTGAAAGCTGATATCCTTGATCTTCCCTTTGAAGATGAGAGTTTTGATATCATTTTCTGCAATCACGTATTGGAGCATATTCAGGATGATGCCAAAGCCATGAGTGAACTTTACCGGGTGATGCGTCCCGGCGGATGGGGAATCTTTCAGGTTCCTATGAAAAACAACCTGGAGGAGACCTATGAGGATTTCACGATTACAGATCCTAAAGAACGCCAGAAACACTTTGGCCAATACGACCATGTACGCTGGTATGGGATGGATTATTTTGACCGGCTTAGGAAAGCAGGATTCCAGGCAGAACCCAATTATTATTCCCGGCAGTTCTCAGAGGAAGAAATCAGGAAATATGGCTTGAGGCACAACGAAATTCTCCCTGTAGTATATAAAAGCAAAAACAAAACGTCTTCCTACTGA
- a CDS encoding translation initiation factor, with protein sequence MDLRDQLKNLFPDHEEQEFEMPEEQFRQKEPLICKFEKKGRNGKPVTLIEGWEGSEEELKKISKKIKTTLGIGGSEKDGIIVIQGDNRDKIMAILKDMGYKTKRVGG encoded by the coding sequence ATGGACTTACGAGATCAACTGAAAAACCTTTTTCCTGATCATGAAGAGCAGGAATTTGAAATGCCGGAAGAACAGTTCAGGCAGAAAGAACCACTGATATGCAAATTTGAGAAGAAAGGCAGGAACGGCAAACCCGTAACCCTGATTGAAGGATGGGAAGGCAGTGAGGAGGAACTTAAAAAAATTTCAAAGAAAATCAAGACCACGCTGGGAATCGGCGGTTCGGAAAAAGACGGAATTATCGTTATTCAGGGTGACAACCGTGATAAAATCATGGCTATCCTGAAAGATATGGGATACAAAACAAAAAGAGTCGGCGGATAA
- a CDS encoding DUF1203 domain-containing protein, whose amino-acid sequence MEIHFRLKALNAEGFKAFFTGSDSELEKSGAKRIIIDSCPGYPCRISLKDLEPGEEALLMPYLHHDVHSPYRASGPIFVGKNAETANMAVNEIPLMLQHRLLSIRGYTSTGMMKNASVVEGKTLKDELIRFFKNKEITYIHIHNARQGCYLCLAEREND is encoded by the coding sequence ATGGAAATACATTTCAGATTAAAAGCACTTAATGCAGAAGGCTTCAAAGCATTTTTCACAGGATCAGATTCTGAATTGGAAAAATCAGGAGCCAAAAGAATAATTATTGACTCGTGTCCCGGCTATCCGTGCCGTATCAGCCTGAAAGACCTTGAGCCGGGAGAAGAAGCTCTACTGATGCCTTACCTTCATCATGATGTGCATTCACCTTATCGTGCCAGCGGGCCTATATTTGTAGGAAAAAATGCTGAAACCGCAAATATGGCTGTCAATGAAATCCCACTGATGCTTCAGCACCGTCTGCTTTCAATACGGGGCTACACCAGTACAGGGATGATGAAGAATGCCTCCGTCGTCGAAGGAAAGACACTGAAAGATGAACTGATAAGGTTTTTTAAAAATAAAGAGATAACCTACATCCATATTCACAATGCCAGACAGGGCTGTTATCTGTGTCTTGCAGAAAGGGAAAATGATTGA
- a CDS encoding glycoside hydrolase family 30 protein, producing MRKIVVSCLLMGAVFNASAQNYWKKNAGKTARVILTQAKTQEKMVDKGVVKFVKMDQPKETDACVFVDPDFKYQKLIGIGGAITDASAETFYKLPKNKQKEIIEAYYGKDGLGYTVARTNMNSCDFSSDSYTYVQDNDNSLKSFNVAHDEKYKIPMIKEAQKAVGKDFTFFFSPWSPPAWMKSNKSMLKGGRLENQYYQTWADYYIKFIREYEKRGINVWGLTVQNEPMATQSWESCIYTAEEEGQFLKNNLGPTLWKNGYKDKKVMIWDHNRDLIYQRATTTLSDPETSKYASGIGYHWYETWNNKTQLFDNLLETQRAFPDKFLAFTEGCKEQFNLDKIYEVSLGELYGRNMINDFNKGTALWTDWNVLLDETGGPNHVGNFCFAPIIADTRTGEVHYTYEYYYIGHVSKFVKPAARRIGTSSNRAALTSTTFMNENGQLVTVIMNDSDTDIQTNLWIEGMAAALTAPAHSIQTVLL from the coding sequence ATGAGGAAAATAGTCGTAAGCTGCCTGTTAATGGGGGCGGTTTTCAATGCAAGTGCACAAAATTACTGGAAGAAGAATGCAGGAAAAACAGCCCGGGTTATTCTTACCCAAGCTAAAACCCAGGAAAAGATGGTGGATAAGGGCGTAGTGAAATTTGTTAAAATGGATCAGCCCAAAGAAACTGATGCCTGTGTTTTTGTAGATCCTGATTTTAAATACCAGAAACTGATCGGAATTGGAGGCGCCATTACAGATGCATCTGCAGAAACATTCTACAAATTACCAAAGAATAAGCAGAAAGAAATTATTGAAGCCTATTACGGAAAAGACGGCTTGGGTTACACGGTTGCGCGTACCAATATGAATTCCTGTGATTTTTCAAGTGATTCCTATACCTACGTCCAGGACAATGACAATTCGCTGAAGTCATTCAATGTGGCACACGATGAGAAGTATAAAATTCCGATGATTAAAGAAGCGCAGAAAGCCGTTGGTAAAGATTTTACGTTTTTCTTTTCACCCTGGAGCCCTCCGGCATGGATGAAATCCAACAAAAGCATGCTGAAGGGCGGAAGGCTTGAAAATCAGTATTACCAGACCTGGGCAGATTATTATATTAAATTCATCAGGGAATATGAAAAGAGGGGAATCAATGTTTGGGGATTAACCGTCCAGAATGAGCCGATGGCTACACAGAGCTGGGAATCCTGCATTTATACAGCTGAAGAAGAAGGGCAATTCCTGAAAAACAACCTGGGACCTACGCTTTGGAAAAATGGCTACAAAGATAAAAAAGTCATGATCTGGGATCATAACCGTGACCTGATCTATCAGAGGGCTACTACCACGCTAAGTGATCCGGAAACATCCAAATATGCTTCCGGAATCGGTTACCACTGGTATGAAACCTGGAACAACAAAACCCAGCTTTTTGATAATCTTCTGGAAACCCAGCGCGCATTCCCGGATAAATTTTTAGCATTTACAGAAGGGTGCAAAGAGCAATTCAACCTGGATAAAATTTACGAAGTAAGTCTGGGTGAGCTGTACGGGAGAAATATGATCAACGATTTCAATAAAGGTACTGCACTCTGGACAGACTGGAATGTATTGCTGGATGAAACCGGAGGTCCGAACCATGTGGGAAATTTCTGCTTTGCACCGATTATTGCAGATACCAGGACCGGAGAAGTGCATTATACCTATGAATATTATTACATTGGGCATGTTTCCAAGTTTGTAAAACCTGCTGCACGGAGGATCGGGACTTCCTCCAACAGGGCCGCGCTCACTTCAACGACATTTATGAATGAAAACGGGCAGCTGGTTACCGTTATCATGAACGATTCCGATACCGATATTCAAACCAACCTCTGGATCGAAGGCATGGCTGCGGCATTAACGGCACCTGCCCACTCCATTCAGACGGTATTATTATAA
- a CDS encoding glycoside hydrolase family 16 protein, whose translation MKIRHMLNLLGGGLLFFSACGCISGPSHSGSRLIWNDEFSGIGLPDSTKWNYDVGGHGYGNNEAQFYTKNRLENARVENGKLIIEARKEQWKDNKYTSARLLTKGKFSFQYGTVEVKAKLPKGRGTWPAIWMMSEGMKKWPDDGELDIMEHVGYHQGYIHASVHTKKYNHIIGTQKTDTLIVKDASEKFHVYKAVWTPEKIDVYVDKQKYFTYENNEKTYESWPFDQPYFIILNLAIGGFWGGKEGIDDRIFPQKFEIDYVRVYQNR comes from the coding sequence ATGAAGATTCGACATATGCTTAACCTTCTCGGCGGAGGATTGCTGTTTTTTTCTGCTTGCGGCTGTATTTCAGGTCCGTCGCATTCCGGAAGCAGGCTCATCTGGAATGATGAATTCAGCGGGATTGGTTTGCCGGATTCCACGAAATGGAATTATGATGTGGGTGGGCATGGCTACGGAAATAATGAAGCGCAGTTTTATACTAAAAACCGCCTGGAAAATGCCAGGGTGGAAAACGGAAAGCTGATCATCGAAGCCCGGAAAGAACAGTGGAAAGACAATAAATATACTTCTGCAAGGCTTCTTACCAAAGGAAAGTTCTCTTTTCAGTATGGTACAGTGGAAGTGAAGGCAAAACTGCCCAAAGGGCGCGGAACATGGCCTGCGATCTGGATGATGAGTGAGGGCATGAAAAAATGGCCTGATGACGGTGAACTGGATATTATGGAACATGTAGGTTACCATCAGGGGTATATCCATGCTTCCGTCCATACGAAAAAGTACAATCATATCATCGGAACCCAGAAAACTGATACCCTCATCGTAAAAGATGCGAGCGAAAAATTCCATGTGTACAAAGCGGTCTGGACTCCGGAAAAGATTGATGTATATGTGGATAAACAGAAGTATTTCACGTATGAAAACAATGAAAAAACCTATGAATCATGGCCGTTCGATCAGCCGTATTTCATTATCCTTAACCTGGCCATCGGCGGTTTCTGGGGCGGTAAAGAGGGCATAGATGACCGTATATTTCCGCAAAAGTTTGAGATTGACTATGTACGGGTGTACCAGAACAGATAA
- a CDS encoding BT0820 family HAD-type phosphatase — MMNNKKIAVDFDGTIVDDAYPAIGKPKIFAFETLKRLQSEGYRLILWTYRHGKTLDEAVEFCRKNGIEFYAVNSSFEGEVFDCETQSRKLDADWFIDDRNLGGFPGWGEIYNIIQERIEFRVEGKEVLAYSKLKKEKKKGLFW; from the coding sequence ATGATGAACAATAAGAAAATCGCCGTAGACTTTGACGGAACCATTGTTGATGATGCCTATCCCGCTATCGGCAAGCCGAAAATCTTCGCTTTTGAAACATTAAAAAGATTACAGTCTGAAGGGTACCGCCTGATCCTCTGGACCTACAGGCACGGAAAAACCCTTGATGAAGCTGTAGAATTCTGCAGAAAAAACGGCATTGAATTTTATGCAGTGAACTCAAGTTTTGAAGGAGAAGTATTCGATTGTGAGACCCAGTCCAGAAAACTGGATGCCGATTGGTTTATTGATGACAGGAACCTGGGCGGTTTCCCGGGATGGGGAGAGATCTACAACATCATTCAGGAAAGAATAGAATTCCGTGTGGAAGGAAAGGAAGTCCTGGCATATTCCAAACTAAAAAAAGAAAAGAAAAAAGGATTGTTCTGGTAA
- a CDS encoding acyl-ACP desaturase translates to MYQQLVRKEVMGILEKEVGSFLEKFLTPIEKIWQPSDMLPDPASEDFRYDLEEIQTFAREMPYDLFVTLIGDCITEEALPSYESWLMGVDGVNQEEQVGWVNWVRAWTAEENRHGDLLNKYLYLCGRVNMREVEITTQYLINDGFDLGTSMDPYRNFVYTSFQETATNISHRRVGTLAKQSGNGKLAKMCGVIAADEARHAKAYKHFVEKILEIDPSEMILAFEDMMRKKIVMPAHLMRQSGQKAGELWGHFSDAAQRCMVYTGQDYINILKDLLDEWKIEHIKGLTEKAEKAQEYLMKLPGRLQKITDRVSTPDLQFQFSWVKS, encoded by the coding sequence ATGTATCAGCAGCTCGTAAGGAAAGAAGTAATGGGGATTTTGGAAAAGGAAGTGGGATCTTTTCTTGAAAAATTTTTAACGCCGATTGAAAAAATCTGGCAGCCCTCTGATATGCTTCCGGATCCGGCAAGCGAAGATTTCAGATATGACCTGGAGGAAATACAGACTTTTGCCCGGGAAATGCCCTATGACCTTTTTGTAACCCTAATCGGTGACTGTATTACCGAAGAGGCATTGCCTTCCTACGAATCCTGGCTGATGGGTGTAGACGGGGTAAACCAGGAAGAACAGGTAGGCTGGGTAAATTGGGTAAGAGCATGGACAGCTGAAGAAAACAGACACGGAGATTTACTAAATAAATACCTGTACCTGTGCGGAAGGGTAAACATGAGAGAGGTGGAGATTACCACACAATACCTCATCAACGACGGTTTCGATCTCGGTACAAGCATGGATCCGTATAGGAATTTTGTTTACACAAGCTTTCAGGAGACTGCTACCAATATTTCGCACAGAAGGGTAGGAACCCTTGCAAAACAGTCCGGAAACGGAAAACTCGCTAAAATGTGCGGTGTAATTGCTGCTGACGAAGCAAGACATGCTAAAGCCTACAAGCATTTTGTGGAGAAAATCCTTGAGATAGATCCATCTGAAATGATTCTTGCCTTTGAAGATATGATGCGTAAGAAAATCGTTATGCCGGCTCACCTGATGAGGCAGTCGGGACAAAAGGCCGGAGAGCTGTGGGGGCATTTTTCTGATGCGGCACAGCGTTGCATGGTGTATACGGGACAGGATTACATCAACATTCTGAAAGACCTGCTGGATGAATGGAAAATTGAACACATCAAAGGTTTAACAGAAAAAGCTGAAAAAGCACAGGAATACCTGATGAAACTTCCGGGAAGGCTGCAGAAGATCACCGATAGAGTATCTACTCCGGATCTTCAGTTCCAGTTCAGCTGGGTGAAAAGTTAA
- the gpmI gene encoding 2,3-bisphosphoglycerate-independent phosphoglycerate mutase: MSKKAILAILDGWGLGTNPDVSALDKANTPFIDSCYQRFPHTTLEASGLAVGLPAGQMGNSEVGHMNLGAGRVVYQNLVKLNMAVENGTLGQEKVIQDAFEYALRENKKVHFIGLVSDGGVHSHINHLKGLLTAAKAFGFKENVYVHAFTDGRDCDPHSAVGFIQDLEKHMETTVGRLATVVGRYYAMDRDKRWERVKLAYDALVEGVGLQTTDAVAAIKASYQENVTDEFLKPIILTKTTPVGNVVPMAKIDDNDVVICFNFRTDRGREITEVLTQQDFPEYFMRKLPLYYVTLTNYDKTFKDVHVVFDEEVLKETMGEVLERNGKSQIRIAETEKYPHVTFFFSGGREEEFEGERRLLCPSPKDVPTYDLKPEMSAYDITNAIIPEIEHETADFICLNFANTDMVGHTGVFSAAVKAAETVDECIGKVATAAYEHGYAVFILADHGNSDVMINPDGTPNTQHSTNLVPFIVMDKDHTWNLKPGKLGDVAPTILKVMGVEIPAVMTGDILVS; encoded by the coding sequence ATGTCGAAAAAAGCAATATTAGCCATCCTTGACGGATGGGGGCTGGGCACCAACCCTGATGTTTCAGCTCTGGATAAAGCCAATACACCATTCATAGACAGCTGCTATCAGAGATTTCCGCATACAACCCTTGAGGCGAGCGGTCTTGCTGTAGGACTGCCTGCCGGGCAGATGGGAAATTCTGAAGTAGGTCATATGAACCTGGGAGCCGGAAGAGTGGTCTACCAGAATCTCGTAAAGCTCAATATGGCCGTGGAAAACGGTACTTTAGGACAGGAAAAAGTCATTCAGGATGCTTTTGAATATGCACTGAGAGAAAATAAAAAGGTGCACTTCATCGGTTTGGTTTCCGACGGAGGTGTACATTCACATATCAACCACTTAAAAGGATTGCTTACCGCAGCAAAAGCCTTTGGTTTTAAAGAAAATGTTTATGTTCATGCCTTTACAGACGGCAGGGACTGTGATCCGCATTCTGCGGTCGGGTTTATCCAGGACCTGGAAAAACATATGGAAACTACTGTCGGAAGACTGGCCACCGTAGTCGGAAGATATTATGCAATGGACCGTGATAAGAGATGGGAGCGTGTTAAGCTTGCTTATGATGCGCTGGTAGAAGGTGTTGGACTTCAGACTACCGATGCTGTTGCAGCTATCAAGGCTTCTTATCAGGAAAATGTAACCGATGAATTCTTAAAGCCGATCATCCTCACCAAAACAACGCCTGTAGGTAATGTTGTGCCGATGGCTAAAATTGATGACAATGATGTGGTGATCTGTTTCAACTTCCGTACAGACCGTGGCCGAGAAATCACCGAAGTACTTACCCAGCAGGATTTTCCGGAGTATTTCATGAGGAAACTGCCTCTATACTATGTGACTTTAACCAACTACGACAAGACTTTCAAAGATGTTCATGTGGTATTTGATGAGGAAGTGTTGAAAGAGACGATGGGAGAAGTGCTGGAAAGAAACGGGAAAAGCCAGATCCGTATTGCCGAGACTGAAAAATATCCGCACGTAACCTTTTTCTTTTCCGGTGGCCGTGAGGAAGAGTTTGAAGGCGAACGCAGGCTGCTTTGCCCAAGCCCGAAGGATGTGCCTACTTATGACCTTAAACCTGAAATGTCCGCATACGATATTACGAACGCTATCATTCCTGAAATTGAGCATGAAACGGCTGATTTCATCTGCCTGAATTTTGCCAATACGGATATGGTGGGGCACACCGGTGTTTTCTCAGCAGCTGTAAAAGCCGCGGAAACCGTAGATGAGTGCATCGGAAAAGTGGCTACAGCCGCTTATGAGCACGGATATGCCGTTTTCATTCTTGCCGATCACGGGAATTCTGATGTAATGATCAACCCGGACGGAACACCAAATACCCAGCACTCCACCAACCTGGTTCCTTTCATCGTGATGGATAAGGATCATACATGGAACCTGAAACCGGGTAAACTGGGAGATGTGGCACCTACGATCCTGAAAGTTATGGGGGTAGAGATTCCTGCTGTAATGACAGGAGACATATTAGTAAGTTAG
- a CDS encoding T9SS type A sorting domain-containing protein: MKKALFLIVMGILSQAQTPDLISTNWYISGITLNNQSISTPVMDIPLGMSSFMASNTSNNYIFTSKYFNSAPVSITFIAGTNTFSKNGSGCTLAYYTGTNQVAVNSYDQKNCDMFENTPAGTIYSYQLVPNGTGKTLIITAPSGNKISYNSFILGTADIKTQKKTFKAYPNPVHESLTLEGIKKTLSIKIYDASGKLVSESRSTGEKIKLDTGYLPKGQYIIAIDTYETYAFIKE; this comes from the coding sequence ATGAAAAAAGCTTTATTTTTGATTGTGATGGGCATATTATCACAAGCCCAGACTCCCGATCTTATTTCTACCAATTGGTATATTTCAGGCATTACATTAAACAACCAATCTATCAGCACTCCCGTAATGGACATTCCTTTAGGCATGTCTTCATTCATGGCAAGCAACACGTCTAACAACTATATCTTCACTTCAAAGTACTTCAATTCCGCACCGGTATCCATTACTTTTATTGCCGGAACCAATACCTTTTCCAAAAACGGTTCAGGCTGCACACTGGCCTATTACACGGGAACTAATCAGGTAGCTGTAAACAGTTACGACCAGAAGAACTGTGATATGTTTGAAAATACGCCTGCCGGAACCATTTATTCTTATCAGCTCGTACCGAATGGAACCGGAAAAACGCTTATCATTACGGCTCCTTCAGGAAACAAGATTTCCTACAACAGTTTTATTTTGGGAACAGCGGACATCAAAACGCAGAAAAAAACATTCAAAGCCTATCCAAATCCCGTACACGAGAGCCTGACCTTAGAAGGCATTAAAAAGACTCTTAGCATAAAGATTTACGATGCTTCAGGAAAACTGGTTTCTGAATCCAGAAGTACGGGTGAAAAAATAAAATTAGACACAGGATATTTGCCGAAAGGACAGTATATCATTGCCATAGATACGTATGAAACGTATGCTTTTATCAAAGAATAA
- the bglX gene encoding beta-glucosidase BglX produces the protein MKRVYFLLAVAAFGMNAFGQKTAEQKVSELLSKMTLEEKIGQLVQYSGFEYATGPQNTNSATVLEEIKKGKVGSMLNVAGSEETRNFQKLALQSRLKIPLLFGQDVIHGYRTTFPVNIGQAASWDLALIEKSERIAATEASAYGIHWTFAPMVDIARDPRWGRVMEGSGEDTYLGTQIGLARIRGFQGKGLGNLDAIMACAKHFAAYGAGVGGRDYNSVDMSLRQLNETYLPPFKAAAEAGVATFMNSFNDINGIPATANRYILRDLLKGQWNFKGFVVSDWGSIGEMVAHGYAKDNKEAAEKAIIAGSDMDMESRAYMAELPKLVQEGKVDPKLIDDAARRILIKKFEMGLFDDPYRFSNEKRQQQQTNNKENRKFGREFGSKSIVLLKNQGNILPLSKSVKTVALIGPFGKETTANHGFWSVAFKDDNQRIISQFDGIRNQLDKNSTLLYAKGANVDDQDRSMFAEAVETAKKADVVIMTLGEGHAMSGEAKSRSNLHFSGVQEDLLKEVAKTGKPIVLMINAGRPLVFDWAADHIPAIMYTWWLGTEAGNSIADVLFGSVNPGGKLPMTFPRTEGQIPVYYNHYNTGRPAKNNTDRNYVSAYIDLDNDPKFPFGYGLSYTSFKYSDMNLSSSNLKGNQTLDISVTVSNTGKYDGEEVVQLYIRDLVGKVVRPVKELKGFQKVFIRKGEQKTVHFKLSTQDLRFYDDALNYDWEPGEFDIMLGTDSQQVQTKRITWLK, from the coding sequence ATGAAGAGAGTTTATTTCTTACTGGCCGTTGCCGCATTCGGCATGAATGCATTCGGACAGAAAACGGCAGAGCAGAAAGTTTCCGAATTGTTATCTAAAATGACTTTGGAGGAAAAAATAGGGCAGCTGGTGCAATACAGTGGTTTTGAGTATGCCACCGGACCCCAAAATACCAATTCTGCAACCGTATTGGAAGAAATAAAAAAAGGAAAAGTAGGTTCCATGCTCAATGTTGCCGGATCCGAGGAGACCAGGAATTTCCAGAAACTGGCATTGCAGTCCAGGCTTAAAATCCCGTTGCTTTTCGGTCAGGATGTTATCCATGGATACAGAACCACGTTTCCCGTTAACATCGGGCAGGCAGCAAGCTGGGACCTGGCGCTCATTGAAAAGTCAGAAAGGATTGCAGCAACGGAAGCTTCCGCATACGGGATCCACTGGACTTTTGCCCCGATGGTTGATATCGCCAGGGATCCGAGGTGGGGAAGGGTGATGGAAGGTTCCGGCGAAGATACTTATTTGGGAACCCAAATAGGTCTGGCAAGAATCAGAGGGTTTCAGGGAAAAGGATTAGGCAATCTCGACGCAATTATGGCCTGCGCAAAACATTTTGCTGCATACGGTGCAGGAGTTGGTGGCCGGGATTACAATTCTGTAGACATGAGCCTCAGGCAGCTGAACGAAACCTATCTGCCGCCGTTTAAGGCTGCCGCTGAAGCCGGAGTGGCTACTTTCATGAACTCGTTTAATGATATCAACGGAATTCCTGCTACAGCCAACCGGTATATCTTAAGGGATTTGCTGAAAGGGCAGTGGAATTTCAAAGGATTTGTGGTATCAGACTGGGGGAGCATCGGAGAAATGGTAGCGCACGGATATGCAAAAGACAATAAAGAGGCGGCGGAAAAAGCCATTATTGCCGGGAGTGATATGGATATGGAAAGCCGTGCCTATATGGCTGAACTGCCAAAGCTCGTTCAGGAAGGAAAGGTTGATCCTAAGCTGATTGATGATGCTGCGCGCAGGATTCTGATCAAGAAATTCGAGATGGGTTTATTTGACGATCCTTACCGCTTCAGCAATGAAAAAAGACAGCAGCAACAGACCAATAATAAGGAAAACAGGAAATTCGGCCGGGAATTCGGTTCAAAGAGTATTGTGTTGCTGAAGAACCAGGGAAACATCCTGCCACTTTCAAAATCTGTAAAGACAGTGGCTTTAATCGGCCCTTTCGGAAAAGAGACAACGGCAAACCATGGCTTCTGGTCAGTAGCATTTAAAGATGACAATCAGAGGATTATCAGTCAGTTCGATGGTATCAGGAATCAGTTGGATAAAAATTCAACCTTGCTGTATGCAAAAGGAGCCAATGTAGATGACCAGGACAGATCCATGTTTGCTGAGGCTGTTGAAACTGCTAAAAAAGCCGACGTGGTTATCATGACCTTAGGTGAAGGGCATGCCATGAGCGGTGAAGCGAAGAGCAGGAGCAATCTTCATTTTTCGGGTGTTCAGGAAGACCTGTTGAAAGAAGTTGCTAAAACCGGTAAACCTATTGTCCTCATGATCAATGCAGGAAGACCCCTGGTGTTCGATTGGGCAGCAGATCATATTCCGGCGATCATGTATACATGGTGGCTGGGAACAGAAGCTGGAAACTCTATTGCAGATGTGCTTTTCGGATCGGTAAACCCGGGCGGTAAACTGCCGATGACCTTTCCTAGAACTGAGGGTCAGATTCCGGTATATTACAACCATTACAATACGGGAAGACCGGCAAAAAATAATACCGACAGGAATTACGTTTCTGCCTATATCGATCTTGATAATGATCCGAAATTCCCTTTCGGGTACGGACTCAGCTATACCAGTTTCAAGTATTCCGATATGAACCTGAGCTCATCAAACCTTAAAGGAAATCAGACGCTGGATATCAGTGTTACCGTTTCTAATACCGGAAAATACGATGGCGAAGAGGTCGTACAGTTGTACATCAGGGATCTTGTTGGAAAAGTAGTGAGGCCTGTAAAAGAACTGAAAGGGTTCCAGAAGGTTTTCATCAGGAAAGGGGAACAGAAAACAGTTCATTTCAAACTCAGTACCCAGGATCTGAGGTTCTATGATGATGCACTTAATTATGACTGGGAACCCGGCGAGTTTGATATCATGTTGGGAACGGATTCCCAACAGGTGCAGACCAAAAGAATAACATGGTTAAAATAA
- the map gene encoding type I methionyl aminopeptidase: MIHLKTIDELRLMKQSAHLVSRTLGMLAKEIKPGITTLHLDKLAYEFIKDNGGEPAFLGYGGFPNSLCISPNEQVVHGFPNKEVVKEGDVLSVDCGAVLNGFVGDHAYTFEIGEVKPEVKKLLQVTKESLYKGIEQCVRGKRIGDISHAIQSYCEGHGYGVVRELVGHGLGRKMHEDPQVPNYGRQGSGKVIKDGLAIAIEPMINLGTEKVKFHNDGWTVTTLDNQTSAHFEHDVAVINGKPVLLSTFKYIYEALGIESDEEKPFQLDF, from the coding sequence ATGATTCATTTAAAAACAATAGATGAGCTTCGTCTGATGAAGCAGAGTGCCCATCTGGTATCCCGAACGCTGGGTATGCTGGCTAAAGAAATAAAACCCGGGATCACCACGCTGCATTTGGATAAATTAGCATACGAATTTATTAAAGATAACGGTGGCGAACCTGCATTCCTGGGATACGGAGGTTTTCCCAATTCACTGTGCATTTCCCCGAATGAACAGGTAGTGCACGGGTTTCCCAATAAGGAAGTGGTAAAAGAAGGAGATGTTCTCTCTGTAGACTGTGGAGCAGTACTCAATGGTTTTGTAGGAGATCATGCCTATACCTTTGAAATCGGTGAAGTGAAACCTGAGGTGAAAAAACTCCTTCAGGTAACCAAAGAATCCCTGTATAAAGGTATTGAGCAGTGTGTCCGAGGAAAAAGAATCGGAGACATCTCCCATGCGATCCAGTCTTATTGTGAGGGACATGGATACGGAGTGGTAAGAGAACTCGTAGGCCACGGACTAGGCAGAAAGATGCATGAAGACCCACAGGTTCCAAATTATGGGAGACAAGGGAGCGGGAAAGTCATCAAAGACGGACTTGCCATTGCCATTGAACCCATGATTAATTTGGGAACGGAAAAAGTGAAGTTCCACAATGACGGATGGACCGTAACCACACTGGATAATCAGACTTCCGCCCATTTTGAACATGATGTGGCTGTCATCAATGGTAAGCCTGTATTGCTGTCTACATTTAAATATATTTATGAGGCTTTGGGAATCGAAAGCGATGAGGAAAAGCCTTTTCAATTGGATTTTTAA